The genomic interval GAATCTCCAGCTCCTACAATTACTACTTCCTGATTTCTGTAGAAGAAACCGTCGCAAACTGCACAGGCAGAAACTCCTCCACCCATATTTAAATAGTGTTGTTCTGATGGTAATCCTAAATATTTAGCCGATGCTCCTGTAGAAATAATTACTGTTTCGCAGTGCAGTTCGATTGAATCATTAATCCAAACTTTATGAATATCTCCTGAGAAATCAACTTTTGTAGCCCATCCGTCACGGATATCAGCACCAAAACGTTTTGCTTGTTCCTGCAGCTGAACCATCATTTCTGGTCCTGTAACACCATCAACATAACCCGGAAAATTTTCTACTTCATTAGTTGTGGTTAACTGACCTCCTGGCTGCATACCTTGATATAAAACCGGATTCATGTTTGCTCTGGCTGCATAAATTGCTGCAGTATAACCTGCAGGGCCAGAACCTATAATAAGGCATTTAATTTTTTCGATTGTATCTGACATAATGTGTATTGTTTTTTTGTGATGCAAATGTAAACTTTATTATAAAAAATAACGCCTAAAATAAATCTGAAATAGCTATCTCAAAATAAGTTTTATTTATTTTCAATT from Flavobacterium sp. carries:
- the trxB gene encoding thioredoxin-disulfide reductase yields the protein MSDTIEKIKCLIIGSGPAGYTAAIYAARANMNPVLYQGMQPGGQLTTTNEVENFPGYVDGVTGPEMMVQLQEQAKRFGADIRDGWATKVDFSGDIHKVWINDSIELHCETVIISTGASAKYLGLPSEQHYLNMGGGVSACAVCDGFFYRNQEVVIVGAGDSACEEAHYLSKLCKKVTMLVRSDKFRASKIMEERVRKTENIEILMNHDTLEVLGDNNVVHAIKALNKTTGETIEIPATGFFVAIGHKPNTDIFKDYITLDETGYIINTPGTSKTNVDGVFVAGDAADHVYRQAITAAGTGCMAALDAERYLASKE